The sequence CTATTCGGTTTCGTTTCTTCCATCTTTCCAATATTTGCCGGACGTCGTTTTTCCCCACTCATGATTGCTTCCATTTGGCTTTTTAATGTATCTGACTGTGGTCCAAAAACCGCTTGAATGTTGTTACCAATTTCGAGTACATCCGTAGCACCCAATTTTTTCAATCGTTTCAAATCAACAAGACTTACATTATTTACTTGAATTCTTAGACGAGTGATACATGCATCGAGGTGAGTAATATTATCTTGTCCACCCATTACTTCAAAAATCTGATAAGGAAGTTCTGCTGTACGAACTATATGATTTCCCCATTCTTTTTCGGCTTCTAAATCATCACGACCAGGTGTCTTCAAGTCAAATTTATAAATAAAAAAACGGAAAATAAAGTAATACAGAACTGCGAACACAAGACCAACAATGACTGCAAGCCACCATCTTTCCCTGCCAGGCAATATTCCAAACAAGAAGAAATCAATGGCTCCACCAGAAAATGTAAACCCAATATTAATGTCTAGCCATGTCATTATAATAAAAGATAAACCATCCAAAACCGCATGAATAACAAATAGTAATGGGGATAAGAACAAAAATGTAAATTCAAGTGGTTCTGTTATACCAGTTAAAAAAGACGTTAATGCTGCACTCCCTAGAAGTCCTGCAACCAACTTTTTCTTCTCCGGTTTCGCTGTATGATACATCGCTAATGCGGCAGCTGGTAGTCCGAACATCATAATCGGAAACTCGCCTGCCATAAAGTGACCCGCAGTAAGATTAACTCCATCCTTTAATTGAGCAAAAAAGATTGTCATGTCACCGCGAACCATCTCGCCAGCTGTTGTTGTATATGAGCCAAATTCATACCAAAAAGGGGCATGATAAATGTGATGTAATCCGAATGGAATTAATAATCGTTTTACAAAACCAAACATAAATACTGCTAAATATGTACCTTCATGAATTAACCACATGGAAGCTGTATTTAATCCGCTTTGAACAGGGGGCCAGACAATTAATAAAACTAATCCGGCAATAAATGATAAAACTGCTGTAGCAATTGGAACAAAACGCTTTCCTGCAAAGAAACCTAGGAACGATGGCATGCTAATTTCATGATATTTATTGTAACAAAATGCTGCAATAAGTCCGATAATAATTCCACCGAACACACCCGTTTGTAAGGTTGGAATTCCTAAGACTGATGCATAGCTTGGAGTTACACTAACTTGGGCTGGCGTTAACGCTAACCAGGAACCCATTACTTGGTTCATTACTAAGTATCCTACAATTGCAGCTAGTGCGGCTGTACCGTCACCCGCTAATCCAATCGCAACGCCCGCCGCAAACAATAGAGCAAGATTCGAAAATATAATACTTCCCGCATCCTCCATTACTTTACCAGCAAGTTGAATCCATTCTAAATTTAAAAATGGAATTGCAGCAATCATATTTTCTTGACCAATCGCATTTCCAATCCCTAACAATAGACCGGCTGCTGGTAATAATGCAACAGGAAGCATAAGTGCTTTACCAATCCTTTGTAGGACACCAAATATCTTTTTAAACAAAATAGGTTCATTCCCTCGATATTATTTCTCTATATACTAAAAAAGGCATGAGCAAAAAAATGCAGACAACAAAATAGACTACTCTATTTTGTGATCATGTCAACTTTTTTACTCATGCCTGATCGAATCAGTAACACGTACGATAAAATTATTTAGTTTTTAATTTTTCATACATTCTCTGTAAATGAACTGTTAAATAGACAGCCTCGACATTCCCAATTGGTTTCTTCAATGAATTTTGCATAATTTTAATTAGCTTCCAAGAAAGATTATAACAGAAAGGGTATTCATTTTGCAATGCAAAAATAATCGTTGATGGTTCTTCCAATTCCTCACCATCATTCGCTCTTTCTATTGTAAAACGTAAATGTCGAACGAGACGAATATAATCAATTGATTGTTTGTCAATGACGGTTTGAAAGGCTCCTTCAATTATATGGATAAGTTTATTAATTAATTGATTATCTTGATTCACCTTACTAAGATCTTTATGACTAATTGCGCTGTGAATGTGCAAAGTGATAAATCCAACTTCATCTTCAGGTAGTTGAATGTTAATGGACTTATTAACAATATTTACTACTTCTGAGGCTATTTCATATTCTGTTGGATAAATCGTCTTTGTTTCATATAAGAAAGGATTTTTTATTGTAAGTCCCTTTAACGTTCGATAAATAGAAAACATTAAATGGTCAGTTAATGCAACATGAATATGTTCATCAAGTCCTGTATGTGTTTGTTTTTTTATATATTCTAACGCATCAACAATCGCATCTAATGTTTCATCGTCCATTTGGGGTAACAAACTTTTATACTGTTCTTGCTTCACTCTATCTTTTAAAATGAATATCTTTTCGACAAATTGCTCACTAAGTATGTCATCTTTTTTTCTATTAAAGCCAATCCCTTTACCAATTAAAACAACTTCTTTATAGTCATCATTTTCAGCAATTAAAACATTATTGTTTAATATTTTCTTTACATTAAAAGTTGTCATTCCGTAACCCCATTCTCATACTTCAATCTCTCTCTATCATTATGAAGGATAGTTAGGGATTTGGTCAACAAGTTCACTATGTGGGAAAAAATACCACATTAAATTATTGATGGGGAATCGATTTATATTGAAAGACTTTCTTACATGAAATGTTATTTTGCTAATACAGTTAAGAACACTTAGGACTCGAGCATTTTGGTAAGACGAGGTTCGTAGTTTTCGCTTAACGTATAGGAATATAGAATTTAAAAGAGACGGCCATAGACCATCTCTTCCAAAACAATCGTTAACTTAAGAAAATAAAATATAAAACAAAGATGACTGATAAAATATACATGATTGGATGAATCTCTTTTGCCCGACCTTTAACGATTAATGTAATTGGATAAAAGATAAATCCAATTGCAATACCTGTAGCAATACTATACGTAAGTGGCATCATTAGTACGGTGAAAAACGCTGGAATGGCAATTTCAATCTTATCCCATTCAATATGCTTCAAGTTCACTGCCATTAATACACCAACAATTATTAACGCTGGTGCCGTTACTTGTGAAGTAATAATTCCTAATAGCGGTGAAAACACAAGTGCAAGTAAGAAAAACATTGCCGTAACAACTGCCGTTAGTCCAGACTTTCCACCAACTGCAACACCTGCTGTTGATTCAATATAAGACGTTGTACTAGACGTTCCTAAAATCGCACCAAAGATTGAACCTGATGAATCTGCTGTAAGTGCTCTACCTGCACGTGGTAGTTTCCCGTTCTTCATAATTCCGGCTTGGGATGCAACTGCAACTAATGTACCAGCTGTGTCAAAAAAGTCAACAAACATAAACGTAAGAATAACAACAAGCATTTTTAATGTAAAAATATCTTGTAAATGGAATAACGCCTGCCCAAACGTGGATTCAATACTTGGAACCGGCCCAATAATATCGTGAATTCCTGTTGGGTGAGGAATGAGTCCAAAAATCATCCCAACAATAGATGTAAGAATCATCCCATAAAAGATTGCTGCTTTCACACCAATTGTTAATAAAACAATAGAAACAACTAAACCAAATATCGCTAATAATACAGTTGGTGTCGTCAAATCACCTATACCAACTAAAGTATTATCATTATTTACAACGAATCCTGCATTAATTAATCCAACAAAGGCAATGAACAAGCCAATCCCTGCGCTTACAGCATATTTAAGACTTTCCGGAATTGCGTTAATAATCATTTCACGAATTCCTGTTAATGTTAAGATGACAAGAACTGTTCCTGAAACAAGTACACCTGCTAATGCCGTCTCCCACGGAATGCCATAGTTTAAGACAACTGTATACGCAAAAAATGCATTTAATCCCATTCCAGGTGCAAGTGCAACTGGATATTTTGCAACAAGACCCATAACTAAAGATCCAATCGCCGCTGCTAATGCGGTAGCTGTAAAGATTGCCCCTTGGTCCATCCCTGTCGCTGATAACGTATGCGGATTAACAAATAATATATAAGCCATTGCCAAAAATGTCGTTAAACCCGCAATAAATTCTGTTTTAACATTTGTTCCCAATTGATCAAGTTCAAAAAAGTTTTTCATGTTCCCCTTACCTTTCCTTCGCTGTTTTTAATGTTAAATGTTCGTATCTTTTCACTCTATTTACCCATTAATCTACAAAAAAGAACAGCTCCGATATACGTTCGGAGCTTGACGAAAGGTAGGTTTCATGAATCCGGGTAGGAAGAAACTTGTCTCCATTAACATTTATTCGTCTTTCCCCAGCATGACACCATACCCCGTAGTCAAGCTATTTAAGGTAGCTCGGTAGAAACTCTCAGGCCATATTCCCGAGATTATACGAGTAAATATTATATTTTTTACAGTTTAAGTTTAACAAGATTCGGTTATCACGTCAACGAAAA comes from Bacillus andreraoultii and encodes:
- the ptsG gene encoding glucose-specific PTS transporter subunit IIBC, coding for MFKKIFGVLQRIGKALMLPVALLPAAGLLLGIGNAIGQENMIAAIPFLNLEWIQLAGKVMEDAGSIIFSNLALLFAAGVAIGLAGDGTAALAAIVGYLVMNQVMGSWLALTPAQVSVTPSYASVLGIPTLQTGVFGGIIIGLIAAFCYNKYHEISMPSFLGFFAGKRFVPIATAVLSFIAGLVLLIVWPPVQSGLNTASMWLIHEGTYLAVFMFGFVKRLLIPFGLHHIYHAPFWYEFGSYTTTAGEMVRGDMTIFFAQLKDGVNLTAGHFMAGEFPIMMFGLPAAALAMYHTAKPEKKKLVAGLLGSAALTSFLTGITEPLEFTFLFLSPLLFVIHAVLDGLSFIIMTWLDINIGFTFSGGAIDFFLFGILPGRERWWLAVIVGLVFAVLYYFIFRFFIYKFDLKTPGRDDLEAEKEWGNHIVRTAELPYQIFEVMGGQDNITHLDACITRLRIQVNNVSLVDLKRLKKLGATDVLEIGNNIQAVFGPQSDTLKSQMEAIMSGEKRRPANIGKMEETKPNSEQENSVDTLQSDMTKNVDEFVAPLAGKLVPITEVPDPIFSAKLMGDGFAIEPEEGLIVAPTDGTVINVFPTKHAIGFLTKGGRELLIHVGIDTVNLNGEGFKVYVHDGEEVLAGQPLLLANIDFIKERVPSIVTPIVFTNLKENESIIIRKLGKVTLGEKGVISIK
- the glcT gene encoding glucose PTS transporter transcription antiterminator GlcT, yielding MTTFNVKKILNNNVLIAENDDYKEVVLIGKGIGFNRKKDDILSEQFVEKIFILKDRVKQEQYKSLLPQMDDETLDAIVDALEYIKKQTHTGLDEHIHVALTDHLMFSIYRTLKGLTIKNPFLYETKTIYPTEYEIASEVVNIVNKSINIQLPEDEVGFITLHIHSAISHKDLSKVNQDNQLINKLIHIIEGAFQTVIDKQSIDYIRLVRHLRFTIERANDGEELEEPSTIIFALQNEYPFCYNLSWKLIKIMQNSLKKPIGNVEAVYLTVHLQRMYEKLKTK
- a CDS encoding NCS2 family permease; protein product: MKNFFELDQLGTNVKTEFIAGLTTFLAMAYILFVNPHTLSATGMDQGAIFTATALAAAIGSLVMGLVAKYPVALAPGMGLNAFFAYTVVLNYGIPWETALAGVLVSGTVLVILTLTGIREMIINAIPESLKYAVSAGIGLFIAFVGLINAGFVVNNDNTLVGIGDLTTPTVLLAIFGLVVSIVLLTIGVKAAIFYGMILTSIVGMIFGLIPHPTGIHDIIGPVPSIESTFGQALFHLQDIFTLKMLVVILTFMFVDFFDTAGTLVAVASQAGIMKNGKLPRAGRALTADSSGSIFGAILGTSSTTSYIESTAGVAVGGKSGLTAVVTAMFFLLALVFSPLLGIITSQVTAPALIIVGVLMAVNLKHIEWDKIEIAIPAFFTVLMMPLTYSIATGIAIGFIFYPITLIVKGRAKEIHPIMYILSVIFVLYFIFLS